A genomic stretch from Chitinophaga agri includes:
- a CDS encoding nuclear transport factor 2 family protein, which translates to MEKRYPLPPFTLETAKEKVQLAEDAWNSQDPERVSLAYTVDTEWRNRSTFLNGRAAAKEFLAGKWERELDYKLKKELWAFTDNRIAVRFEYEYHDKNGQWFRAYGNENWEFDENGLMQRRFASINDLPIEESDRRL; encoded by the coding sequence ATGGAAAAGAGATATCCACTACCGCCGTTCACACTGGAAACGGCAAAGGAGAAAGTACAACTTGCTGAAGATGCCTGGAATTCACAGGACCCTGAAAGAGTGTCCCTGGCATATACTGTTGATACAGAATGGAGGAACCGGTCAACTTTCCTGAATGGACGGGCCGCTGCAAAGGAATTCCTGGCAGGTAAATGGGAGCGTGAGCTGGACTATAAGCTGAAGAAGGAATTATGGGCTTTTACTGACAACAGGATTGCCGTGAGATTTGAGTATGAGTATCATGATAAGAATGGTCAATGGTTCAGGGCCTATGGCAATGAAAACTGGGAGTTTGACGAGAATGGGCTCATGCAGCGCAGGTTTGCGAGTATTAATGACCTGCCCATAGAAGAGTCAGACAGGAGGTTATAG
- a CDS encoding Crp/Fnr family transcriptional regulator — MYTKLRAHIEQIVPLTDDEFALIQSHFHYRKVRKHQYLIQEGDSVVYSYFVLSGLLKLSSVDANDKEHILHFAMDDWWVSDYQAYFTRSRATMSLDCLEDAEVLYISLDDDNKLFAALPKLEHFFWKKSQSSYIASQQRILSLLSTSAKERYEQLLKQYPSLVQRVNKTLIASYLGVSRETLSRLSS; from the coding sequence ATGTATACAAAGTTAAGAGCACATATTGAGCAGATCGTACCACTGACCGATGATGAGTTTGCCCTGATCCAATCGCATTTTCATTATAGAAAGGTCAGAAAGCACCAGTATCTGATACAGGAAGGAGATAGTGTGGTATACTCTTATTTTGTGTTATCTGGTTTGTTGAAGTTATCATCCGTGGATGCTAATGATAAAGAACATATACTGCATTTTGCTATGGATGACTGGTGGGTAAGCGATTATCAGGCTTACTTCACCAGGTCCAGGGCTACCATGTCACTGGATTGTCTTGAGGATGCAGAAGTATTGTACATTTCTCTTGATGATGATAATAAGTTGTTCGCTGCTCTTCCAAAACTGGAACACTTCTTCTGGAAAAAATCACAGTCCAGTTATATCGCTTCACAGCAACGCATCCTGTCTTTACTATCTACCAGTGCGAAGGAACGTTATGAGCAGCTATTAAAACAATATCCTTCTCTTGTACAACGTGTCAATAAAACCCTGATCGCTTCTTATCTGGGTGTGTCGCGTGAGACGCTTAGTCGCCTGTCTTCCTAG
- a CDS encoding DUF3592 domain-containing protein, with the protein MKRSSVSLVFNIFLVIGGVILIVGSVLSYKTWKFTKTAEKTTGKVVDLITSRSDSC; encoded by the coding sequence ATGAAGCGTAGCTCCGTTTCCCTTGTATTTAATATCTTTCTGGTAATAGGAGGTGTCATCCTGATCGTAGGTAGCGTATTGTCCTACAAGACCTGGAAGTTTACAAAAACAGCTGAAAAAACGACCGGAAAAGTAGTAGACCTCATCACCAGCAGATCTGATAGCTGTTGA
- the abc-f gene encoding ribosomal protection-like ABC-F family protein yields the protein MLILQGVTYTHPNRDILFSDINLVVNKQDKIALIGNNGAGKSTLLKILAGVLHPASGIIKSEVQPYYVPQLFGQYNDHTVAQALGVADKIIALREILAGNVTDVHMTTLDDDWTIEERCEEAFAYWQLHDIDLMQPMRMLSGGQKTKIFLAGITIHQPELVLLDEPSNHLDIRARRLLYDYVSSTGHALVIVSHDRTLLNLLDTVCELSKRGITVYGGNYEFYAEQKMIAGEALSQDVKSKEKELRKARDTERESMERQQKLDARGKKKQEKAGLPTISMNTLRNNAEKSTSRMKGVHAEKVGNISDELNELRKELPDMDKMKMDFDNSSLHKGKILVTAKEINFSYGSKLLWEEPLNFQIVSGERIVVKGPNGSGKTTLIRMLLGELVPQQGTIGRAIVKTVYIDQDYSLIDNSRSVYEQAAQYNKTGLQEHEIKTRLNRFLFTREYWDKPCIALSGGEKMRLMLCSLTIGNQAPDIIMLDEPTNNLDIQNIEILTAAVNEYQGTLIVISHDEYFLGEINIVREIELS from the coding sequence ATGCTTATTCTTCAAGGGGTAACCTATACCCATCCCAATAGAGATATACTATTTTCGGATATTAACCTCGTTGTTAATAAACAGGATAAAATTGCCCTGATCGGTAACAACGGTGCAGGTAAGTCTACATTATTAAAGATCTTAGCAGGGGTACTACATCCCGCTTCAGGTATTATTAAATCTGAGGTGCAGCCATACTATGTACCACAACTGTTCGGCCAGTATAACGACCATACGGTAGCGCAGGCGCTTGGTGTGGCAGATAAGATCATTGCCCTGCGTGAAATACTCGCGGGTAACGTCACGGATGTTCATATGACAACATTAGATGATGACTGGACCATAGAAGAACGTTGCGAAGAAGCATTTGCCTACTGGCAACTGCATGATATCGATCTGATGCAGCCGATGCGTATGCTGAGTGGCGGACAAAAAACAAAGATCTTCCTTGCTGGTATCACTATACATCAGCCTGAACTGGTACTGCTTGATGAACCGAGTAATCACCTGGATATACGAGCCCGTCGCTTGTTGTATGACTATGTATCTTCTACCGGTCATGCGCTGGTGATAGTGAGTCATGACCGTACACTACTGAACCTGTTAGATACCGTTTGTGAATTGAGTAAGCGTGGAATAACTGTTTATGGCGGTAACTATGAGTTTTATGCAGAGCAGAAGATGATCGCTGGTGAGGCCCTGAGCCAGGATGTAAAGAGTAAGGAAAAAGAGCTACGGAAGGCCCGGGACACAGAGCGGGAATCGATGGAACGGCAGCAAAAGCTGGATGCCCGTGGCAAAAAGAAACAGGAAAAGGCCGGTTTGCCGACCATATCTATGAATACGCTGCGTAACAATGCGGAGAAAAGCACCTCCCGCATGAAAGGCGTCCATGCAGAGAAGGTAGGGAATATCTCCGATGAGTTGAACGAACTGCGGAAGGAGTTGCCCGACATGGATAAGATGAAGATGGACTTTGATAATTCTTCTCTGCACAAAGGAAAGATCCTTGTTACTGCGAAAGAGATCAACTTCAGTTATGGTAGTAAGCTACTCTGGGAAGAACCCCTGAATTTCCAGATCGTCAGCGGAGAACGTATTGTGGTAAAAGGGCCGAATGGTTCCGGTAAGACAACGCTGATCAGGATGCTACTGGGAGAACTGGTGCCTCAGCAGGGTACGATAGGACGGGCCATTGTAAAAACCGTATACATAGATCAGGATTATTCATTGATCGATAACAGCCGTAGTGTATATGAGCAGGCGGCTCAGTATAACAAGACAGGTTTACAGGAACATGAGATCAAAACACGGCTGAACCGCTTCTTATTCACCCGTGAGTACTGGGATAAACCCTGTATTGCACTTAGTGGTGGAGAGAAAATGCGGTTAATGTTATGCTCACTGACAATAGGTAATCAGGCGCCTGATATTATCATGCTGGATGAACCCACCAATAACCTTGATATTCAGAATATAGAGATCCTGACGGCGGCGGTAAATGAATACCAGGGGACGTTGATCGTGATCAGTCATGATGAGTATTTTCTCGGAGAGATCAATATTGTCAGGGAGATTGAACTATCGTAG
- a CDS encoding OsmC family protein translates to MKRTASAIWNGTIKEGNGNITTQSTALNKTQYSFNSRFAEGVGTNPEELMAAAHAGCFNMKLTLDLEAAGYKADTLETTAAVTLDNGTITRSDLSLKAKVPGITNEKFQEIAAGAKAGCPVSRAYAAIEISLQAELVA, encoded by the coding sequence ATGAAACGTACAGCATCTGCCATCTGGAATGGCACCATCAAGGAAGGTAACGGTAACATCACTACCCAGAGTACTGCGCTGAACAAAACGCAATATTCTTTCAACAGCCGTTTCGCTGAAGGTGTAGGTACCAATCCGGAAGAACTGATGGCAGCAGCACATGCAGGTTGCTTTAATATGAAGCTGACCCTCGACCTTGAAGCTGCAGGTTATAAGGCGGATACCCTGGAAACTACGGCCGCTGTAACCCTGGACAATGGAACGATTACCCGTTCAGACCTGTCGCTGAAGGCAAAGGTACCAGGTATCACGAATGAGAAGTTCCAGGAGATCGCAGCAGGTGCAAAGGCAGGTTGCCCGGTAAGCCGTGCGTATGCGGCTATCGAGATCTCTCTGCAGGCAGAGCTGGTTGCCTAA
- a CDS encoding vWA domain-containing protein, whose translation MNHRFIIPVAAVIGASLFTGAAVPDVRSATVSATIQDTLSAKSHRAQSRIQIVFALDATGSMSGLIGAAKEKIWSIAGSLAQAEPAPIIEVGLLFYRDIGDGFVTRQVPLSSDLDAVYEKLMQISADGGGDEPESVNQALYEAVTKFQWDKSLKTYKTIFLVGDCPPHMDYPNDVKYPVSCSMAKEKDIVLNTILMGGHRGAMRIWKEIAACNQGSYTQVGMNANDIQVNTPYDDRIAQLSDRLDETRLYYGNAREKAVSSDKMSKSKMITGASSANVKAQRAEYNTTWSGANSYYGNKEMLEDYRNKAVSLDAIKEDELPDVMKSMTVAQRKVYVQKKIAERDSLNSELKKYTALRQEYIKTDLKKRRAGTVDSSFTNTIYKSIQKQTERKQIYLKGEAKY comes from the coding sequence ATGAACCACAGGTTTATCATCCCCGTTGCAGCTGTTATAGGCGCGTCTTTGTTCACTGGCGCTGCCGTTCCTGATGTGAGATCAGCAACAGTGTCAGCTACTATACAGGATACACTTTCCGCGAAGTCTCATCGGGCACAGTCCAGGATCCAGATCGTATTTGCCCTGGATGCTACCGGCAGCATGAGTGGTCTTATTGGCGCTGCCAAAGAGAAGATATGGTCAATAGCGGGTAGCCTTGCCCAGGCGGAACCCGCACCGATTATTGAGGTCGGTCTGCTGTTTTACAGGGATATCGGTGACGGATTTGTAACCCGCCAGGTCCCATTGTCAAGTGATCTGGACGCGGTATATGAGAAGCTGATGCAAATCAGCGCAGATGGCGGTGGAGATGAGCCGGAAAGCGTAAACCAGGCCTTGTATGAGGCCGTGACCAAGTTTCAGTGGGACAAGTCGCTGAAGACATATAAGACCATATTCCTGGTGGGGGATTGTCCGCCACATATGGATTATCCGAATGATGTAAAATACCCGGTAAGTTGTTCAATGGCGAAAGAAAAAGATATCGTATTGAATACGATCCTGATGGGTGGACATCGTGGGGCTATGAGGATCTGGAAAGAGATTGCGGCCTGCAATCAGGGAAGTTATACACAGGTGGGTATGAATGCGAATGATATTCAGGTCAATACACCTTATGACGACAGGATCGCGCAGTTGTCCGATCGTTTAGACGAGACCAGGCTATATTATGGAAATGCCAGAGAGAAGGCCGTGTCATCCGACAAAATGTCCAAAAGTAAAATGATAACTGGCGCTTCCAGTGCTAACGTAAAAGCGCAGCGGGCAGAGTATAATACTACCTGGTCTGGTGCCAATAGTTATTACGGTAATAAGGAAATGCTGGAGGACTATAGAAATAAGGCAGTCAGTCTTGATGCGATTAAAGAGGATGAACTGCCAGATGTGATGAAAAGTATGACGGTTGCCCAGAGAAAAGTGTATGTACAAAAGAAGATCGCGGAACGTGATAGCCTGAATAGTGAGTTAAAGAAGTATACTGCACTGAGGCAGGAATATATAAAGACGGATCTGAAGAAACGAAGAGCAGGTACAGTGGATAGTTCTTTTACGAATAC
- a CDS encoding cytochrome P460 family protein, with product MRRSKKKLLIIGLFIAVLIAIQFVRPDISHPPVTGEIKAPAEVTKILQRSCYDCHSNQTQLRWFDQIAPASWLIAQHIREARETLNFSNWDSLSTGDQKANLFLSVNQIMFKEMPLGSYTTFHPDASVSDKDLLTLKTYVNSLAPVKISDTARVTVANKQFSQWTAGILPSTRQVQPVLNGITYINGYRNWQIVSISDRYDNGTMRVILGNDIAMKAIHEHTTNPWPNGTTFAKVAWEQLVDSNKIAGSGELKQVEFMIKDDQKFASSAGWGWARWKGNDLKPYGKTLTFSQECVNCHHPVKQEDYVFTQPLTDNERPEKITGLPKQQLITTLIDKNKHQHSVLYGNEIAVQHARSGAAGPYPAGAVLTLATWSQQDDARWFGALVPGHLQSVEVVKAGPAISYESYQGADWKKVSTAAPDRVSYITQLKAAVIFN from the coding sequence ATGCGCAGATCTAAAAAGAAACTGTTGATCATCGGCCTGTTTATTGCCGTGTTAATAGCCATTCAGTTTGTCAGACCGGATATTTCTCATCCGCCCGTTACCGGAGAGATCAAAGCTCCGGCCGAAGTAACAAAGATACTGCAGCGGTCCTGTTATGACTGTCACTCCAATCAGACCCAGCTCAGATGGTTTGACCAGATAGCACCAGCCTCCTGGCTGATAGCACAGCACATCCGGGAAGCCCGTGAGACGCTTAACTTTTCTAACTGGGATAGCCTTTCCACCGGCGATCAGAAAGCGAATCTCTTCCTCTCTGTCAATCAGATCATGTTTAAAGAAATGCCCCTCGGCTCATATACGACCTTTCACCCGGATGCCAGCGTTTCTGACAAGGACCTGCTGACACTGAAAACGTATGTCAACAGCCTGGCCCCGGTAAAGATCTCAGACACCGCCCGTGTGACCGTAGCCAATAAACAGTTCAGTCAATGGACGGCAGGTATACTGCCCTCTACCCGGCAGGTACAACCCGTGCTGAATGGCATCACTTATATTAACGGCTACCGCAACTGGCAGATCGTAAGCATATCTGACCGCTATGATAATGGTACCATGCGGGTGATCCTGGGGAATGATATTGCCATGAAAGCCATCCATGAGCATACCACCAATCCATGGCCTAACGGCACCACCTTTGCCAAGGTAGCCTGGGAACAACTGGTTGATAGTAACAAAATAGCCGGCAGCGGCGAGCTGAAACAGGTCGAATTCATGATCAAGGATGATCAGAAATTTGCTTCCTCAGCTGGCTGGGGCTGGGCCAGATGGAAAGGCAATGACCTGAAACCATATGGTAAAACCCTCACCTTCTCGCAGGAATGTGTGAACTGTCACCACCCGGTAAAACAGGAGGACTATGTATTTACACAACCGCTGACAGATAATGAACGACCGGAAAAGATCACCGGATTACCAAAGCAACAGCTGATCACCACACTCATTGACAAGAACAAACATCAACATAGTGTGTTATATGGCAATGAGATAGCCGTGCAACATGCCAGAAGCGGCGCAGCAGGACCGTATCCCGCAGGCGCTGTACTGACCCTGGCCACCTGGTCACAACAGGATGATGCCCGCTGGTTTGGTGCACTTGTGCCCGGTCATCTGCAATCGGTAGAGGTGGTGAAAGCAGGCCCGGCTATCAGCTATGAAAGTTATCAGGGAGCAGACTGGAAAAAGGTAAGTACAGCAGCGCCGGACAGGGTCAGCTATATTACGCAACTGAAGGCTGCCGTGATTTTTAATTAA
- a CDS encoding YegP family protein has product MSKFLITQSANGEYRFKLNAGNGETILTSEGYTTKAACDNGIESVKKNAPNDARYERLTAKDGRAYFNLKAGNGQVIGTSQMYSSEAGRDNGIESVKKNAPEAQVVEPVA; this is encoded by the coding sequence ATGAGTAAATTTCTCATCACACAAAGTGCAAACGGAGAGTACCGTTTTAAGTTAAATGCCGGTAATGGCGAAACTATTCTGACCAGCGAAGGCTATACCACCAAAGCTGCATGTGACAACGGGATAGAATCCGTAAAGAAGAATGCACCAAACGATGCGCGTTATGAACGACTGACCGCAAAGGATGGCAGAGCGTATTTCAATCTTAAAGCAGGTAACGGGCAGGTGATCGGTACCAGTCAGATGTACAGCAGTGAAGCTGGCAGAGACAATGGCATCGAGTCGGTGAAGAAAAATGCGCCGGAGGCCCAGGTTGTGGAGCCCGTAGCTTAA
- a CDS encoding RidA family protein — protein MQKVIMALAGVLIAAMPVSAQIQKQYKMEKQVFNPWKWQDQRSYVQAVEVKNVTGTLYCAGQAAVNADGTSSTADMRTQLLQAIDNLETVIKTAGYDCKNIVRLNIYTTSSAELLPIFFEIFKPWVEKHGMQQAVTLMEVKSLFETLKVELEATVVK, from the coding sequence ATGCAAAAAGTAATCATGGCACTAGCAGGCGTACTGATCGCTGCTATGCCTGTGTCAGCACAAATACAAAAACAATATAAGATGGAAAAACAGGTATTTAATCCATGGAAATGGCAGGACCAGCGTAGTTATGTACAGGCTGTTGAAGTAAAGAACGTGACAGGTACACTTTATTGCGCCGGGCAGGCCGCTGTAAATGCAGATGGTACATCCAGCACTGCCGATATGAGGACACAGTTATTACAGGCAATCGATAATCTGGAAACGGTGATTAAAACAGCAGGGTATGATTGTAAGAATATCGTACGGCTGAATATCTATACTACATCTTCCGCAGAACTGCTGCCGATCTTTTTTGAGATTTTTAAACCATGGGTGGAAAAGCATGGTATGCAACAGGCGGTGACACTAATGGAGGTGAAAAGTCTGTTTGAGACACTAAAAGTAGAGCTGGAAGCTACAGTGGTGAAATAG
- a CDS encoding SDR family NAD(P)-dependent oxidoreductase: MKQHNYHGALQQPLHSGFNAASTAADVMKGIDLTGKIVIITGGYAGIGLETTRILAAAGATVIVPARDVEKAAANVGGIAHIEVAKMDLMDPQSVDLFASTFIASGRPLHRLINNAGIMWVPFRKDDRGYESQLATNHLGHFQLTARLWPALKKANGARVINVSSFGHQIAPFNFDDPNFESRTYETLQGYGQSKTANNLFTVELDKRGSSSHVRAYSLHPGSVNGTDLGREAPMALFQQMGTHDTNGNIYPEVAAKLKTVPQGAATTVWCATSPMLDHIGGVYCEDVDVAVIDNGDIVHHYDEPWTLKGVRPYSLDEANAQRLWRLSEAMTNIVFDAV; encoded by the coding sequence ATGAAACAGCACAACTACCATGGGGCTTTACAGCAGCCTTTGCATTCAGGATTTAATGCAGCATCTACTGCTGCGGATGTGATGAAAGGGATCGATCTTACCGGGAAGATCGTCATTATTACAGGCGGGTATGCCGGTATCGGACTTGAAACAACCAGGATACTGGCCGCTGCTGGTGCTACCGTGATCGTACCTGCCAGAGATGTGGAAAAGGCAGCTGCTAATGTAGGTGGTATTGCTCATATAGAAGTAGCTAAAATGGATCTGATGGATCCACAGTCTGTCGACTTGTTTGCGAGTACATTTATTGCATCTGGCAGGCCATTACATCGGCTGATCAATAACGCTGGTATTATGTGGGTGCCATTCAGAAAGGACGACCGTGGTTATGAATCACAACTGGCCACTAATCACCTGGGACATTTTCAGTTGACCGCCCGGTTATGGCCCGCATTAAAAAAGGCTAATGGTGCGAGAGTGATAAATGTATCTTCCTTTGGTCATCAGATCGCACCGTTCAATTTTGATGATCCTAATTTTGAGTCACGGACATACGAGACCTTACAGGGATATGGTCAGTCGAAGACGGCTAATAACTTATTCACCGTAGAACTGGACAAACGGGGTAGCAGTAGTCATGTGCGGGCGTACTCATTACACCCGGGGTCAGTGAATGGAACAGACCTGGGGCGTGAAGCACCTATGGCCCTATTCCAGCAAATGGGTACACATGATACGAATGGGAATATTTATCCGGAGGTAGCCGCGAAACTTAAAACAGTGCCTCAGGGAGCGGCTACAACGGTATGGTGCGCCACCAGTCCTATGCTGGATCACATAGGTGGGGTATATTGTGAGGACGTGGATGTGGCAGTCATCGATAATGGAGATATAGTGCACCACTATGATGAGCCCTGGACCTTAAAAGGAGTACGTCCCTATTCCCTGGATGAAGCGAATGCCCAGCGTCTCTGGCGTTTGAGTGAAGCAATGACCAATATAGTTTTTGATGCTGTGTGA
- a CDS encoding AraC family transcriptional regulator: MEFQTKYITPDIKLSCYEDKLFKTEVVFEHHMLIWFMSGETKIIQAEATHVFQAGDVFLIPRHQLSTVINYPKDGLPHRTVAMHLSVERLKTFYADLDIQLQLPVSQKIRSFDRHPLLESCLASLLPYFDVEGPFPVHIAAMKINEAISILRLIDSDIDNVLANFDEPGKIDLVGFMEKNFMFNMPMERFGYLTGRSLSTFNRDFRRHFGATPQRWLTQKRLELAHYEIIQKRKKPVDVYLEVGFEDLSHFSFAFKKQFGYPPTKGGG, encoded by the coding sequence ATGGAATTCCAGACGAAGTACATCACCCCGGATATCAAGTTGTCCTGCTATGAGGATAAACTGTTCAAAACAGAAGTTGTGTTTGAACATCACATGCTTATCTGGTTTATGTCGGGAGAGACAAAGATCATACAGGCAGAAGCGACACATGTGTTTCAGGCAGGGGATGTTTTCCTGATACCCCGGCATCAGTTGTCTACCGTAATTAATTATCCCAAGGATGGATTGCCACACAGAACAGTGGCGATGCATTTATCTGTGGAACGTCTGAAAACCTTCTATGCGGATCTCGATATTCAGTTACAGTTGCCCGTGTCGCAGAAGATCCGCAGTTTCGACCGGCATCCGTTGCTGGAAAGTTGTCTGGCATCACTACTGCCCTATTTTGACGTAGAAGGCCCTTTTCCGGTCCATATAGCCGCTATGAAGATAAATGAGGCTATCAGCATCCTCCGGTTGATAGATTCCGACATCGACAACGTATTGGCTAATTTTGATGAACCAGGCAAGATCGACCTGGTGGGCTTCATGGAAAAGAACTTTATGTTCAATATGCCGATGGAACGATTTGGTTATCTGACGGGCAGAAGCTTATCCACCTTTAACCGGGATTTTAGAAGACATTTTGGTGCTACTCCCCAGCGATGGCTGACCCAAAAGCGACTGGAACTTGCACATTACGAAATAATACAGAAGCGGAAGAAACCTGTCGACGTATACCTGGAAGTGGGGTTTGAGGATCTGTCGCATTTCTCTTTTGCGTTTAAAAAACAGTTTGGATATCCGCCTACGAAGGGGGGAGGATAA
- a CDS encoding alpha/beta fold hydrolase: MRSLINALFYCCAALFISMTASARQQPPGTFFQRIDVTALQGASFTLEGWMYPDSDDPAAETALMVLNFNNDSQSGTALSKRSMRDFKPREWNRLIVSGKIDARATSIAVGGYYSGRGKFVYDDLKLVIKKQEITLDNKDFEASDLSSWKFFNQPASVKIATAEQQVHGGKQALMVDASGVLLTSYGRNEKAGHYANINGSRIYYEEYGEGAPLLLLHGALESIVSFEHQIPVLAKSYHVIAVDTRGHGKSTADTSRLTYDLYAEDMYTLLHELKLDSVNVLGWSDGGNTGLILAMRHPEKVRKLVTMGANLSADTNAVYGWVLDTVRNQIKTLQGGDPFAIRVKLSLLEEPNINPEDLKAIKCPVLITAGEYDVIKEAHTRLIAGTIPHGQLKIFKGASHDAPREVPDAFNRSVEVFLHER; encoded by the coding sequence ATGCGATCACTTATTAATGCCCTCTTTTATTGCTGCGCTGCCCTGTTTATTTCAATGACTGCAAGTGCCCGACAGCAACCTCCTGGTACCTTTTTCCAGAGAATCGACGTTACAGCCCTTCAGGGCGCCTCTTTTACCCTGGAAGGGTGGATGTACCCGGATAGTGACGATCCGGCGGCAGAAACGGCCCTGATGGTGCTTAACTTCAATAATGATAGTCAGTCAGGTACAGCCCTCAGTAAACGGAGTATGAGGGATTTTAAACCACGGGAGTGGAACCGGCTGATTGTATCTGGTAAGATAGATGCACGGGCTACTTCCATTGCAGTTGGCGGGTATTATAGCGGCAGGGGAAAATTCGTTTATGACGACCTGAAGCTGGTGATAAAAAAGCAGGAGATCACGCTGGATAATAAGGATTTTGAAGCATCAGATCTGTCGTCCTGGAAGTTCTTTAATCAGCCGGCTTCGGTTAAGATCGCGACTGCTGAGCAGCAGGTACATGGCGGGAAGCAGGCATTAATGGTTGATGCTTCCGGTGTATTGCTGACCAGTTATGGCAGGAATGAAAAAGCCGGGCATTATGCCAATATTAATGGCAGCCGGATCTACTATGAGGAATATGGAGAGGGTGCGCCTTTACTGTTATTGCACGGAGCGCTGGAGAGCATCGTATCGTTCGAACATCAGATACCAGTACTGGCAAAGTCATACCACGTGATTGCGGTAGATACCCGTGGGCATGGAAAATCTACAGCGGATACCAGCCGGCTTACCTATGACCTCTATGCGGAGGATATGTATACACTACTACATGAACTAAAACTGGATTCCGTCAATGTGTTGGGCTGGAGTGATGGGGGCAATACCGGATTGATCCTGGCTATGCGTCATCCTGAAAAAGTCAGGAAGCTGGTTACCATGGGCGCTAATCTATCTGCGGATACTAACGCCGTATACGGTTGGGTGCTGGATACTGTACGCAATCAGATAAAGACACTGCAGGGAGGTGATCCTTTTGCAATACGGGTGAAACTCAGTTTACTGGAAGAGCCCAATATAAATCCGGAAGACCTGAAAGCGATTAAATGTCCGGTGCTGATTACCGCCGGCGAATATGATGTTATTAAAGAAGCGCATACCCGTTTGATTGCCGGAACAATTCCCCACGGGCAACTGAAGATCTTTAAAGGCGCTTCACATGATGCGCCCAGGGAGGTCCCTGATGCATTTAATAGATCTGTGGAGGTGTTTTTACATGAACGCTGA
- a CDS encoding TetR/AcrR family transcriptional regulator, whose translation MSNESQQPRVRILDTAYRLFLGQGYNSTGINQIIEEAEVAKASFYQHFKSKEDLCVGVLEKRHQYIEEQSQALSAQKRTPKMKVLASFDLISLLNEQEDFRGCAFLNILSEIPADNTKVREVIYAHKSNIRQHFKDLLQHAELADHIYLLYEGAFVESQLYRDQWPVNRAKKIANSLIS comes from the coding sequence ATGAGCAACGAATCACAACAACCAAGAGTACGGATACTGGATACAGCCTACCGGTTATTCCTGGGGCAGGGATACAATTCTACCGGCATTAATCAGATCATAGAAGAGGCGGAAGTGGCGAAAGCCAGCTTTTATCAGCACTTCAAGTCAAAGGAGGATCTGTGTGTGGGAGTGCTGGAGAAAAGGCATCAGTATATCGAGGAACAATCGCAGGCCCTGAGTGCACAGAAGCGGACACCTAAAATGAAAGTGCTTGCATCTTTCGACCTGATTTCATTGCTGAATGAGCAGGAAGATTTCCGGGGATGTGCGTTCCTGAATATACTGTCGGAAATTCCGGCAGATAATACCAAGGTAAGAGAGGTGATCTATGCACATAAGAGTAACATCAGGCAGCATTTCAAAGACCTGTTGCAGCATGCGGAGCTGGCAGATCATATCTATTTATTGTATGAAGGTGCTTTCGTAGAGAGTCAGCTGTACAGAGATCAATGGCCTGTAAACCGCGCAAAGAAAATAGCCAATTCATTAATCAGTTAA